One genomic window of Bacteroidota bacterium includes the following:
- a CDS encoding nucleotidyltransferase domain-containing protein, with protein sequence MDKSEAIDKVKAYKLLLNDYFQLENVYLFGSYARNTNREDSDIDVAIVVNHIDGDYFSINPILWKLRRQIDDRIEPILIEKDFDDANFLADIQKFGIEIF encoded by the coding sequence ATGGATAAAAGCGAAGCTATAGATAAAGTAAAAGCGTATAAACTTTTGCTGAACGATTATTTCCAACTGGAAAATGTATACCTGTTTGGTTCCTACGCAAGAAACACAAACAGAGAAGACAGCGACATTGATGTGGCAATTGTTGTCAACCATATTGACGGTGATTATTTTTCAATAAATCCAATACTTTGGAAACTGAGAAGACAAATTGATGACAGAATTGAACCTATCCTGATTGAGAAAGATTTTGACGACGCTAACTTCTTAGCAGACATTCAAAAGTTTGGAATAGAAATATTCTGA
- a CDS encoding T9SS type A sorting domain-containing protein, with translation MKKFILIPVLLAFSTLARSQGVINDGAAIKITAGTVMYWGGTSNSFTNQAHGTSQGSVDLAGTMVISGNFTNNAANNVFIGANQTDGTVKFTGTATQTIGGTSAINFENVEINKSGGTATLNSTNNKVYGNMLINAGVFNASDKIFHVAGNWTNNGTFTSGTSSIIFDGTATQTVHSGGSSFSGITFNNTATGNTDINLNDNLSITSNATFTNGIVYYTNSAMMTFQNGATSNGGDSLSFVDGIVTKSGNNSFDFPIGDVAGVNVVWGPAAIASPAQSSTITAGYQFVAPANPTVICSGIDHASNAEQWNLTSNLSYPDVTLYWKNLTRSGLGNLADINLVNWEVCSGSNKWTEKGNAAIQDNAWQGHITGSFSSYGTMTLGAKCITPSITSSTPGSNCGTGTVILSAACSQGTVNWYTSSSGGSPVGSGSPWTTPSISTTTTYYAESDNNGCKSLSRTPVIATINPLPNATVSAIGGCGGSGTVTVTSDITGNQTFYLCDGSGNILNTATANASYYDFTSQPNGTYTGKVLFGNCTSVLSTAVVLSSATSTTWTGLVSIDWNTAGNWNCGIPSATVSATIPSGTPRQPTISNAAECKDLNILSGGILTISAGKSLTASGPTNLNGALCMVIKSDVSGTGSFIDNGSITGAGTAKVERYILANDWHYISKPVNTATASIFNGSYLKKWIESNYSWLNITSPSAALAIMEGYALKSLTTKVFSFTAKPNTGVLSIAVTRNTSQVSSKRGWNLVGNPYPSSIDWMAATGWTKTNVDNSIYIYNNNYANYAVYNGGTQLGVNGGSRYIAAEQGFFVTCSSSAGGTLGMNNSIRIHNNTPFLKSLASGDYVRLTLGHQGTTDEIIINVNADASNDFDGALDSYKIITPEIDQIWSVNFSDMTKQYAINSISDVASNPDIPVAFAPTANGTYTISASEFESLKLQTGIYLEDIKSGIITDLVENPSYSFTASTTDDINRFIIHFGKQQTTGIKAVDGNSELSLYPNPNNGRFIISLRDKLEGTATITVYDVLGHCVISKEVNGLVQEEFGLQNLASGVYTLKVIGARELPTIRFIVNQ, from the coding sequence GTGAAAAAATTTATTCTTATCCCGGTATTGCTCGCTTTCAGCACTCTTGCACGGTCACAGGGCGTGATAAATGATGGCGCAGCCATCAAAATTACTGCAGGCACGGTAATGTATTGGGGCGGTACATCAAATTCTTTCACGAATCAAGCGCATGGCACGAGTCAAGGCAGTGTTGATCTTGCCGGAACGATGGTGATATCCGGAAACTTCACGAATAATGCTGCAAATAATGTGTTTATCGGGGCAAACCAGACTGACGGTACGGTGAAGTTTACCGGCACAGCCACGCAAACCATTGGTGGCACAAGCGCAATAAACTTTGAAAATGTCGAGATTAATAAAAGCGGTGGTACAGCTACGCTTAACTCAACGAATAATAAGGTGTATGGGAATATGCTGATAAATGCCGGTGTGTTCAATGCTTCAGATAAAATATTTCATGTTGCCGGGAACTGGACAAATAATGGCACATTTACTTCCGGCACATCCAGTATAATTTTTGATGGCACTGCCACTCAGACCGTGCACTCCGGTGGCAGCTCCTTCTCCGGAATTACATTCAATAACACCGCGACAGGAAATACAGACATCAACCTGAACGACAATTTGTCGATTACATCAAATGCAACTTTCACTAACGGTATCGTTTACTATACCAATAGTGCAATGATGACATTTCAGAATGGTGCAACATCAAACGGCGGCGACTCTCTCAGCTTTGTGGACGGCATTGTAACTAAAAGCGGAAACAACAGTTTCGACTTTCCGATTGGTGATGTTGCCGGTGTAAATGTTGTTTGGGGACCGGCGGCAATTGCTTCTCCCGCTCAAAGTTCAACCATCACTGCCGGATACCAATTTGTTGCACCTGCAAATCCGACAGTCATCTGTTCAGGAATTGACCATGCAAGTAACGCAGAGCAATGGAATCTCACTTCCAATCTTTCTTATCCTGACGTTACACTGTACTGGAAAAATTTGACGCGCAGCGGTCTGGGGAACCTGGCAGATATAAACCTTGTGAACTGGGAGGTTTGCAGCGGCTCCAATAAATGGACGGAAAAAGGAAATGCAGCTATACAGGATAATGCGTGGCAGGGACACATCACCGGGTCTTTTTCATCGTATGGCACGATGACGCTGGGTGCTAAATGCATCACACCGAGTATAACTTCCAGCACACCCGGTTCAAACTGCGGTACAGGAACTGTTATACTCAGCGCGGCATGCAGCCAGGGAACCGTCAACTGGTACACCTCTTCCTCAGGTGGAAGTCCTGTTGGTTCGGGCAGCCCATGGACAACGCCATCAATAAGCACCACTACAACCTATTATGCTGAAAGTGATAATAATGGTTGTAAATCCTTATCGAGAACGCCGGTTATTGCTACCATCAATCCACTGCCCAATGCAACGGTCAGCGCCATAGGTGGCTGCGGCGGTTCGGGCACCGTTACAGTTACGTCCGACATTACCGGAAATCAGACTTTCTATTTGTGTGATGGCTCAGGCAATATACTGAATACTGCCACTGCCAATGCTTCATATTACGATTTTACGTCACAGCCGAATGGAACGTACACCGGGAAAGTGCTGTTTGGTAACTGTACATCGGTACTGTCAACGGCAGTGGTTCTTTCAAGTGCAACCTCAACCACATGGACCGGTTTGGTTTCTATTGACTGGAACACGGCGGGAAACTGGAACTGTGGCATTCCCAGTGCAACTGTCAGCGCGACTATTCCATCCGGGACACCGCGACAGCCAACCATTTCAAACGCGGCAGAATGCAAAGATCTGAACATCCTCAGTGGTGGCATATTGACCATCAGTGCAGGAAAATCACTTACTGCTTCCGGTCCGACCAACCTGAATGGTGCGCTCTGTATGGTTATTAAATCCGATGTCAGCGGAACCGGTTCATTTATAGATAACGGCTCAATCACCGGTGCAGGTACCGCCAAGGTTGAACGCTATATCCTCGCCAACGACTGGCACTATATCAGTAAACCGGTAAACACTGCTACAGCCTCTATTTTCAACGGCAGCTATCTGAAAAAGTGGATAGAGTCAAACTACTCATGGCTCAACATTACGTCTCCGTCTGCGGCATTAGCAATCATGGAAGGCTATGCGCTGAAAAGTCTTACCACCAAGGTTTTTAGCTTTACGGCAAAACCCAATACGGGTGTGCTGTCTATTGCTGTTACACGAAACACATCTCAGGTGTCCAGCAAGCGAGGCTGGAACCTTGTCGGGAATCCGTATCCCAGCTCCATTGACTGGATGGCAGCGACAGGATGGACTAAAACCAACGTGGATAATTCAATCTATATTTACAATAACAACTACGCCAACTATGCTGTGTATAATGGAGGTACACAACTTGGCGTGAATGGCGGTTCACGGTATATTGCAGCCGAGCAAGGTTTTTTTGTGACCTGCAGCAGTTCGGCGGGCGGCACATTGGGAATGAATAATTCTATCCGTATTCATAACAACACACCCTTTCTGAAGTCTTTGGCATCAGGAGACTACGTGAGACTTACCCTTGGGCACCAAGGAACGACAGACGAAATTATCATCAATGTGAATGCCGATGCCAGCAATGATTTTGACGGTGCTTTGGATTCCTACAAGATTATTACTCCTGAAATTGACCAGATATGGTCGGTGAACTTTTCGGATATGACAAAACAATACGCCATCAACAGCATATCTGATGTGGCGAGTAATCCTGATATTCCCGTGGCTTTCGCACCAACAGCAAATGGAACTTATACCATCTCGGCTTCAGAGTTTGAAAGTCTGAAATTACAGACAGGAATTTATCTGGAAGATATTAAATCCGGCATTATCACTGATCTGGTTGAAAATCCATCCTATTCATTTACCGCATCAACAACAGACGATATTAATCGTTTTATTATACATTTTGGTAAACAGCAGACTACAGGAATCAAGGCAGTCGATGGCAACAGTGAACTAAGTCTTTATCCAAATCCGAACAACGGCAGGTTTATTATTTCACTTCGTGATAAACTGGAAGGCACAGCCACGATAACTGTTTATGATGTGCTTGGCCATTGTGTTATCAGCAAAGAAGTGAATGGACTTGTGCAGGAAGAATTTGGTTTGCAGAATCTTGCTTCCGGTGTTTATACGTTGAAAGTTATCGGTGCGAGAGAATTGCCCACCATCCGTTTCATTGTAAATCAATAA
- a CDS encoding glycine-rich protein, whose protein sequence is MKNLKFTFRFLNLKGAICLFLTFHSLLFTLHGFSQGVSINSSNAAPDPSAMLDVSGTTTGVLINRMTSAQRNAIVNPAEGLQIFNTDTKCINFYKNHGWFEVCGNCVPPAAPVAGNNGPLCLTSTLNLTASAIPYATYSWTGPNGFTSTAQNPSITNVTTSNGGVYSVMSYINCNSSVATTSVTVIGPIPSTFTWSSLNPLVNELVTFTPTQTGASYSWTFQGGNPATSTAQNPVVSWAIGGTYNVSLTVTVSGCVSVVTTQQITATCPPGTASFTYTGAVQTWTVPPCIASISIDAKGAQGGGPAGGKGGRAIATVTVTPGSTLYIYVGGQPTTRPGATSGGFNGGGKVMALPCGGSTSDGWGGGGASDVRTSVSLSDRLIVAAGGGGSGYSSGAGGIGGGLTGGSGTSFSGIATGGTQTGGGTSGANPGSLGIGGDAGPLSALCIGGGGGGGYYGGAGGSTGSGGGGSSWTGYPGSTNTTNTANYNTGNGSISITY, encoded by the coding sequence ATGAAAAATCTGAAATTTACTTTCCGCTTCCTGAACCTGAAAGGTGCAATATGTCTTTTTCTCACTTTTCACAGTTTACTGTTCACGCTTCACGGATTTTCCCAGGGCGTATCAATTAACAGCTCCAATGCAGCGCCCGATCCATCAGCAATGCTCGATGTAAGCGGCACCACTACCGGTGTGCTGATTAACCGTATGACTTCCGCGCAACGTAATGCAATAGTAAATCCTGCTGAAGGGTTACAAATATTTAATACGGATACGAAATGTATTAATTTCTATAAAAACCACGGCTGGTTTGAGGTGTGCGGTAACTGTGTACCACCTGCAGCCCCTGTGGCAGGAAATAACGGACCGCTTTGTCTGACTTCCACATTGAATCTCACAGCATCGGCTATTCCGTATGCTACCTATTCCTGGACCGGACCCAATGGATTTACTTCTACTGCCCAAAATCCTTCAATCACCAATGTTACAACTTCGAATGGTGGGGTATACTCAGTGATGTCATATATCAATTGTAACAGCAGCGTGGCCACAACCAGTGTCACTGTAATAGGCCCGATTCCCTCAACCTTTACATGGAGCTCGTTAAACCCACTTGTTAATGAGTTGGTTACTTTCACGCCCACACAGACGGGCGCTAGTTACAGTTGGACTTTCCAGGGTGGAAATCCGGCTACAAGCACTGCCCAAAACCCGGTTGTTTCCTGGGCTATTGGCGGCACCTATAATGTATCCCTTACGGTTACCGTCAGCGGTTGCGTTTCGGTGGTAACAACACAGCAGATAACAGCTACTTGTCCTCCCGGTACTGCCTCTTTCACATATACCGGAGCTGTTCAAACATGGACAGTACCACCATGCATTGCAAGCATTTCCATTGATGCAAAAGGTGCACAAGGGGGAGGACCTGCGGGTGGAAAAGGCGGTCGGGCGATAGCGACTGTTACTGTAACACCAGGCTCGACGCTCTATATTTATGTCGGTGGACAACCAACCACAAGACCGGGCGCAACAAGTGGCGGGTTTAATGGTGGCGGTAAAGTTATGGCGCTGCCATGCGGTGGCTCTACCTCCGATGGATGGGGTGGTGGAGGAGCTTCAGACGTAAGAACCTCAGTCAGTCTCAGTGACAGGCTGATTGTTGCTGCCGGTGGTGGTGGTTCCGGCTATAGCAGTGGCGCCGGTGGAATCGGCGGCGGTCTCACAGGTGGCTCGGGAACAAGCTTCTCGGGTATTGCAACAGGCGGCACACAAACCGGAGGCGGTACATCCGGTGCCAATCCGGGTAGTCTGGGCATTGGTGGTGATGCGGGTCCCCTTTCCGCTCTTTGTATAGGCGGAGGCGGTGGCGGTGGATATTATGGCGGGGCAGGTGGCAGCACCGGCAGCGGCGGCGGCGGCTCAAGCTGGACCGGGTATCCGGGAAGCACCAACACGACAAATACAGCCAATTATAATACCGGCAATGGTTCCATCTCAATAACGTACTAA
- a CDS encoding IS256 family transposase: MEKNKREKRPRLEDLIPDESKRAEVISRLYNGDPIVGDGGIFTDMLQALVNAALEGEMDYHLKESKLTDKDNRRNGHTHKTVKSRVGPIEVRTPRDRNGEHEPNLIKKWDRDLGTGLDDIILSLYARGHSVEDVRYQLRELYGLEVSAGAISAVTDRVWSEIIEWQQRPLAPCYAIVYLDAIHYKVREDGRIISKAIYTAFGVTVDGLRDVLGLYLNESEGSRQWGLILEDIKKRGVEDVIFFCVDGLTGFQNVIEAVFPLSIIQRCIVHMIRSSTRFVSNKDIKALCSDLRKIYTAADRQQAAIALIAFGTQWDSKYKEIRPKWEEKWEELMAYMDYSQNIRRMIYTTNPVEALHRVMRKVTKSKGAWSNDKGLLKQLYLALMHNQKSWHKKALSWVSIQKELMEEFGSRYEKYL; encoded by the coding sequence ATGGAGAAAAATAAAAGAGAAAAACGACCGCGATTAGAAGATTTAATACCGGACGAAAGTAAGAGAGCAGAAGTAATAAGTAGATTATATAATGGAGATCCCATAGTGGGTGATGGCGGGATTTTCACGGATATGTTACAAGCTCTTGTAAATGCTGCCTTAGAAGGAGAGATGGATTATCACCTTAAGGAGAGCAAACTCACCGACAAAGATAATCGGCGCAATGGCCATACCCATAAAACGGTTAAAAGCCGTGTCGGTCCTATTGAAGTTCGTACCCCAAGGGATCGTAATGGAGAACATGAGCCAAATCTGATAAAGAAGTGGGATCGGGATTTAGGAACGGGACTAGATGACATCATTTTAAGCCTGTATGCCCGAGGACATTCGGTAGAAGATGTTCGTTATCAACTTCGGGAACTTTATGGATTAGAAGTAAGTGCTGGAGCAATCAGTGCGGTGACTGACCGAGTTTGGTCAGAGATCATCGAATGGCAGCAACGCCCATTGGCTCCATGTTATGCTATTGTATATTTGGATGCCATACACTACAAGGTTAGAGAAGATGGCAGGATAATCAGTAAAGCTATATACACAGCTTTTGGAGTTACCGTAGATGGGCTGCGTGATGTTTTAGGCTTATATTTAAATGAATCCGAAGGTTCCCGGCAATGGGGTTTAATTTTAGAAGACATTAAGAAACGAGGTGTAGAAGATGTTATTTTCTTCTGTGTTGATGGGCTGACTGGCTTCCAGAACGTGATAGAGGCGGTTTTCCCATTATCCATTATCCAGCGGTGTATCGTTCATATGATTCGCAGTTCAACTAGGTTTGTTAGCAACAAAGACATCAAAGCATTATGCAGTGATTTACGGAAAATATATACAGCAGCGGACCGGCAGCAGGCAGCTATAGCATTGATTGCATTTGGCACGCAGTGGGACAGCAAATACAAGGAAATACGTCCAAAATGGGAAGAAAAATGGGAAGAGTTAATGGCATATATGGATTATAGTCAAAATATCCGCAGAATGATTTATACTACCAACCCTGTGGAAGCGCTGCACAGGGTAATGCGAAAAGTAACCAAATCAAAAGGCGCATGGAGTAATGATAAAGGATTATTGAAACAATTATACCTGGCATTAATGCACAACCAAAAAAGCTGGCACAAGAAAGCCCTGAGTTGGGTATCAATCCAGAAAGAACTTATGGAGGAGTTTGGGAGCCGTTATGAAAAATATTTATAA
- a CDS encoding HEPN domain-containing protein, which translates to MSDYDIETAEAMLQSKRYLYVGFMCHQTIEKAFKAFFTKVKAEVPPYSHSLSFLAKRGDFYESFTEDQKEFIDQIEPLNIEARYPSHKERLMKSLTDAKCIEIIEKTKEIQQWIKAKL; encoded by the coding sequence TTGTCTGATTATGATATTGAAACAGCAGAAGCCATGCTTCAAAGCAAAAGATATTTGTATGTAGGTTTTATGTGCCATCAGACAATCGAAAAAGCATTTAAAGCATTCTTTACTAAAGTTAAAGCAGAAGTTCCCCCTTATAGTCACAGTTTATCATTTCTTGCTAAAAGAGGTGATTTTTATGAATCATTCACTGAAGACCAAAAGGAATTCATTGATCAAATAGAACCATTAAATATTGAAGCAAGATATCCATCGCATAAAGAGCGGCTCATGAAAAGCCTGACAGATGCAAAGTGTATTGAAATAATTGAAAAGACAAAAGAAATACAGCAATGGATAAAAGCGAAGCTATAG